agttagaAATTGAAGTTGAAACACAGTTGGTTTTAGAAGCACGTTCTGGGTTGGAAGGGTCAATAGagcatttggttgaagaagacaAACTGGAGAAAGATACACTTAGTAAAAAAGGAGAAATCCTCGCTAAGGAGTTAGCTGAGCTTCTAGAGTTGGTGAGGTTGAAAGAAGCAGAGATAGCTGAAAACAATGCCCGGATCCATGAAGTTCAAGAAAGAATCAGTTCAGTGGTCTCCAGATTCCATGGCTCTCAGTCAGATATTGACTTGAAGCTCAATTCCTTGAAGGAAGCCCAAAGTAAAGTGGATCTAGAGACTGAAGAACTTGTGTTGAAAAAGAATGAAATTGACAAGTTCATTTCTTTAACAGAGCAAAAAGATTCAGAGTTGAGGGAAATTATTGGTGCTTGTTCCTCTGAAGCAAAAACTTGCCAACAATCAGTTGAAATAAGAAGAAAGCTTGCATCATCGATTTTGAAGTCAAGAGAGGATAGAATTGAGTTGCTAAAAATGGAGGAGGAATTTTTGCAAGACATTCAAATGCTTAGGCAAAAAATTGCAGATGCAAGAACTACTCTTCAGGTACACCAactattcttttatttttttttaatatttgtattatttaaATACTGAGCTTCATGTTTTGTTTTGGATGTAAGCTATTCTAAATATTTTATACTTGATTTTGTCTTGCAGGAGGTATCGTCAAGGAGAACAAGCATACAGCAAGAAATGGATTCATTTAAGCAGAAATTGAGCTTCATTGACAAAAGGGGCCCTGAGCTAGAGGCTGAAAAGAAAGTTGCGGCTTCTGCAAGAAACTTTAAGGAAGCAGGAAGGATAGCTGCAGAGGCAAAAGCTCTTAATTCCGAAAAGGACGAACTGCATGGTAAGTTGGAGAAAGCTGCTACTGATCTAGAGATAATAGAAAAGGACATTGTAGCAACAACAGACAAGATACAGGAATGCGAAGGGCTTATTGTACTTAAAGAAAAAGAGTCAGCATTGACAAGTTACAAAAGACTCCGGTTAGATTGTGCTGCTGCTAGAGCAGAATTGACTGCTGCAACTGaaacagatgatactgatgaagTTGAGATACTACGCAAAGAAGCTGAAGCTACAGAATCTAAAGCAATGGAACTCAAAACATGCTATGACCTCCAGGTGGAGGACGATGAGTTCATGTTTCAGCCTGTAGTCCCTATAGCATTCATAACAAATTCAACAGGGCAGTACTTGGTAGAAATTGCTTCTTCATTCGGCCTATCTCCTCAGAAGTGAAATTGGACAGTGGATTTGCACACTATCAGGTCTGCCTGTTGCACTGTGATCCAAGTCCTACCTGTACCTGCTCATATTGAGGGGAAGATCTGTGCTAGTGTGAAACTCTCTCCTTCCAGGATACCCTCCTCAACGGCCCCTCTTTAACTCCCAGCATTTGGAATCTACTCCGAACTAGAGTAGGGATCCTAGGGAAGATCTACTGTACAACATACATTTTGCATGCTCTGTAGGAATTTAGTTTCCCTACGCATTTTTTGTGTACATTGAGACTGTAATTTTTTTGTTGTGACAGTTTTGATTGAATTGCAGTGACATGCCATCATCAACCAGTATGTAATCAGATTTTTGTTTCGAGAAAAAGGATGTAATCAGAATAAAATGTCCAGGAATGAAACTTCTTGTGCATTGCCTCATTCTGTTAGGGACAGTTGCCATTGGAATAAACTAACCACTAACCAGTAACTTGAACTGATGAAATTACACATGTTTAAGAAAGTTTTGGTAAAGCAGCGTCTCAGTAGGAAGGAAGAAGGTTCCTGCAATACAGGTTGGTAATTCATGCCTTTCTAAGCTGTGAACTTTTGTAGGATGGGAGTGGTTTAATCCAGTGGAGTGCAGAAGCTGTGAGCCTCACATGACCAAGCCAACTCTCCACCTGCCCAACTGAGTCACCAAAAAGGGGTGACACACTAGCCACACTGGGTACTTCAATGTGCATAATATAAATATAAACTACCTTGGATCAAATCACAGGAGCACCTGGAGTCTGAGAGAATGGCTAGCGCTGCTAAGGGTAAAGTCTGTGTCACTGGGGCGTCTGGTTTCATCGCCTCCTGGCTCGTCAAGCGGCTTCTTGAGTCTGGGTACCATGTCCTCGGAACAGTCAGAGACCCAGGTCAGTTTCATCTTATTGTGCTGATCTGAATTAATCTATTAGTAATACCTGGTAACGGTTTATGTCCATTTTTATTACTTGTCAAATAAATCTCTACTGAAAGCAAGGTAACTTGTTTGATGTCTTGATAGGGAATGACAAGAAAGTAGGACACCTCTGGAATTTGGAAGGCGCAAAGGAAAGGCTGCAGCTTGTGAGAGCTGACCTCTTGGAGGAAGGGAGCTTTGACGACGCTGTGATGGCTTGTGAGGGCGTCTTCCACACTGCATCGCCTGTCATCACTAAATCTGATTCCAAGGCATGCGAAACAGCAATTCTGACCACTCCATTTTTGTTAGAAACTGAAGGTTTCTCATGTTTTCAGCTTCAGAAAATCTTGAACAAATAGCAACTGAAATATGACGATGCCACTTTGCAGGAGGAAATGCTTGATTCAGCAATAAACGGCACTCTGAACGTGCTACGCTCATGCAAGAAGAATCCATCCCTTAGGAGGGTTGTCCTGACATCTTCGTCGGCGACCGTGAGGATCAAGGATGAAGCCGACCTGCCCCCTAACGTGTTGCTGGATGAAACGTCATGGAGCTCCATTGAGTACTGCGAAAGTCTCCAGGTGAGCGTAAGGTTATCAAATCTAAACTCAGGCTATGATCTTGTGCGGTGATTTTCTCAGACGAGTAATTTGGATCGTGCCAATGTGCTGCTCCCTTAGATATGGTATGCCGTTGCAAAGATCCGCGCCGAGAAGGCGGCCTGGGAGTTTACCAAAGAGCACAGGATCGACCTTGTGACTGTTCTTCCAACCTTCGTTATCGGACCTAATCTGTCTCCTGAGCTCAGCCCCACTGCTTCTGATGTCCTCGGCTTATTCCAAGGTATGCAAAATTTCTGTCAGGACAGAACCCTCATCAGTCttttttagagaaaaaaaaaCCTCATCAGTCTCATATATATCCTTATCAGAATACCAATGAAACACTGTTTTCTTTAAGGGGCATACTGGATAAATTTATAAATAGTTAAAGAAAGAACAGGAACAGGAACAGGTGAAACACTGTTTTCTAAGAACAACTACGGCACGGGATTACCGGACTGAACTTTTTTTTGTAAACAATATGCATGCAAAGGTTGATTTGCGGCATGCAAGGTTTATGAAAGAAAGGGTGACCAATGAGACGCACGCTGCTGCTGTGGTTGCAGGAGAGACGGCGAAGTTCACGGTGTACGGGAGGATGGGGTACGTCCACATCGACGACGTGGCGAGGTGCCACATCCTGGCGTACGAGTCCGCGGGCGCCCACGGGAGGTACATCTGCAACGCGGCGGTGCTAGGCTGCGGCGACCTCGTCGCGCTGCTCGCGCGGCGGTTCCCGGCGTACCCGATCCCGAGGAGCCTGCCCAGCGTCTACGGCGAGCAGTCGTACGGCTTCGACACGTCCAAGGCCCGCGCGCTGGGGCTGGCCGATCTCAAGGGCGTCGAGGAGATGTTCGACGACGCCGTCGACTCGCTCAGAGGCCATGGCCATCTCCCCGCCGCCAAGGACGCCGGCGCGCGTAGCCTTTGATCTGAAAAGTTTGTCAGTCGCTTGTGGAAAGCTTTTGATTCGTACTCTGCTCATAGACCATGGCTAATAATTTAGCTGAACGCTAGTGCACTGTCACCTATAATAACTAATATATGAAGGTCCACTTACATgatagtttttcttctttttttgaggTGGCAGAAGCCTTGCCTTTCAATTAACACAGAAAAAAGAGTTTATACACAAtttgaaggaaaaaaaaacaaacagaatTGCTATATCTTGCCCGGTTGTTTTTTGTTTATGTTCTAACCGATTTTTGGGCCGACGATTGTTGTCTCGTGGCGCGTTTTCGAGACGTCCGATCTTGGTGTTTGGTTGTTGTTtctatgacatgtgggtcctgcttttttttttgtattgTTTGATTTTTGGGGAGCCACGCCTGATTTTGTGTCGTCCGTTTCTCCCTCTTCCCATTCTCATTTTGTTTCGGCTTCCTCCCGTCTTCATAGTTTTCATTTTCTGAATTTTGTTTAGTTAGTTCAGTTTGTCATTGCATCACTTTAACTGCATTATAAATTTAGGTTAGTTCAATTTAGTATAATCTATTTTTTAGTTTCAGTTTTGTTCAAGTTCAGGTTAAGTTTAGCATAGTATATTTTTCGTTATAAATTCAGTTCAAGTCCAGTGGAATTAATTATCAGTTCTACTTCAGGTTCAGTTTTTTTAGAATTTAGGTCGAGTACCATCGAATTTCATTGAATTGCATTAGAGTTTGGCTGTTATGTATTTCAGTTTTCTTGTGATTCAGTGTTAAATCTAGGTTCAGTTAAGTAGAATCTATTTTCAGTTTTATTTTCAGGTTAAGTTTAGTAGAACCTATTTTCAGTTTTTTTGTTCAGTTCAAGTCTAGTAGTTTTTTCTCTGTCTCTTTATTTATTCTATTTATTTTCAGTTATCAGTTTCAGTCATGTTTGTGAGGTTCAGTTTAGTTTTGTAACCTGCATTAGAGTTTCAGTGAATTAAATTTCAGTTTTTTCGTGTAGCCGAAGTTCAGGTCTCTATGTTGTACTTTAAGTTCAGGTTCAATCACGTAGAATCTAGGTTCTCAGCTTCAGTATTTGAGTCTCAGGTTTATTATGGTTGTGCCCATATCTGCTACGTTATTTTTTCATTTCGATTTCAGGTTTAGGATTGTTATCAGTtcagtttttattttattttttagttttataattccaGGTTTctagttcctagactttagtttCAAGTTCAGGATTGTTTTTAGTTGAGTTTTAGTTAATTTTTTTATCTTTAATTGTACTAAGGTAGTCTTTATTTTTTTTAGTATCCTAGTTTCAGTTTAAGTAACTCAGCTCCATTATGTTTCAGTTACTAAGTTTTAGTAAATTCGTGCAGCAGCTGTAGGTTGCCTTGGTCTAAAGCAATGCAGCCTGATTGCTTGATTCAGTGAGTGAAACTAGTTGTAGTTCGGCAATAGTAGCAGTGGCATTTCGGTCTTGCAGAGACAATACCTCAGTCTATCTTAATGGTTTTGCATTGTCACTCCTAGCAAGTCAATGTGTATTCAGTTTGTGAGCCATGTCATTTTCATATTATATTTTCATATTGATCCTTAGTCTATAGCTTTGGTTAATTTATTTGGAGTAAATTGCACGGCCGATCCTTAAAGTATTAGGCTGATTTCGTCTGGGTCCCCAAACTATGAAATCGCACTCTTAGCTCTTCAATCTACTTAATTCGGTCCATATAGGTCCTAAACAGCCTAGACGGTGTCAAGCAATCGACGTGGCTGTCCATGTACGTAGAGGAGGCACATGAGGCACACATGACCATCGGCAGCCACTGGCTTTTTAGCCAAAACCCCCCGCACgatctcatcttctccacctcagTCCTTTCCTTTCTCTCGGACCTCGACGAAAGGGGGAAAAGGGGCGGAGCGTGGCGACACCGGCGACTCGTGCTGTTCGCGGAGGCGGCGTGGGCGGAGAGCGAGGACAACTCGACGGCCGTGCCTAGAGGGCCCTCTAGGCGTGGGCGGTGGGGGAGATGGCCGCCGAATCAAGCTCGGTGGTGGCGACCAGGAGGCGCGGTGATAAGCCGCGACTAATTACGTGCCCGAGATGCCATCGTCATAAGGTAGTAAAGTGTCGTTCGAAGCAGTCGTGGTCCTTGGATCAGATCTTCTACACCTACCTAGATCACAATGTAAGTTAGGTTTGCCAGTTTGAGTTCATTCCAAATCCGagtattagagtccaagttttcaGTATGTGTGCTTTGTCTGTTTGATGAATCTACAGAAGGATGGAACTGGTTGCCCATTTTTTCTTTGGGAGGCAGGACACTTCAACCACTTGGAGACAAAAGCAGCAAAAGAAAAGGCAGCTGGGATGCAATCTGATGAAGTTACTGAGAGCTTGTTGGAGAAGAATGTCGACCTAGGAAATGGAGATGCCACAACTGTTGAAGTAGAGCATGCCACAACTGTTGAAGTAGAGCTTAGAACTTTGATCAATATAGGATATGATATTGCAGAGCTCTTGAAATGCATTCTCTGTATGTGCTTGATAATTGTAGTTGTGCAACTGCTGCTGGTGTTTGTTTAGATGAAGAAGTGAATGTTGAATGTGAAGTAGGTTTGGGGAGTAGGAGTGCTTTTGTTTATGTGTGAATTTGTAATATTTCCATGTAAGAACTGGTAATGCTTTATGGTATTGATCATGTATGTTATCTGACTGAAATTTGTGGTATCTATGGCTGTAATTTTAGAAGAACACATTTCACTTGTGCAAACTACATTGTGATGCTTAGCAACCAAAGTTGTACATCCAGTCATGAAGTTGTACATCTAGTCAATTAAGggatttgaaaaatcatagttgTAAATGAATATTTGTAATTCATCTTTCTGAGATTTCGCTCAATCGGCCAAACCAACAGCTTGCAATAATTTAACAGTAGGCTGAAAACAACAACTTGCAATTTTATCTCTCAAAAGTATAAGTAATAAATGACAAGAAATGTTCCCATTCTACTATCTACATCTATACATAGCGCTTCACCAAGCTCTGTAATTTAGCTACACCAAACTTTGCAATTCATAGTTTGGGGGCAGAGCTGTGGTGCAGGGCTATGCACAATTCACATTTTGGGGCAAAGCTGTGGTGCGTGGCGGTGCACAATCGCTATCCCTATTGAGAAGCATTGCAATGGTGAGATACTCGAGTCGAAGTAGAGGATATGAAggtccttcgtgatactcgagTTGAAGTTGAGAAGCATTGCAATCGCTATCCTTGCACATTAAAATCTGAATTACTCATAAACAAAACTACAAATGGCTTAGCAGTGATTCTGATATCTGAAGGTAACCATAAAGTTCTATTGCAAATAAACAGTTATACATtgtgtggcaccattactgtcagGCCTGCTTTCTCAAGGAACTTCAGGCCTCAGCCACCCAAAACTGCATTGTGATGCTTAGCAACCAAAGTTGTACATCCAGTCATGAGTTTGTAGCCTAAGACAATGGCATTGCATCACATGCATACATCCATCTATACAAGATGTCTAGACTTTTGGCATGCATACTAGTGTTTATGCATTACAAAAGATGTTGCTATCCACAAAAGCAACTATACGGCTACCCTATTCCATGTTGCTATCAACAAAAGGCAACTATATCGCTTTCCTATTCCAGTCACAAAAGTCAGGTTGGCATGTCCACAGTTTCATGCAACATTTTTAGCTGTGGTCTTCTTCCCTTGAACTCCTCTAGTCTTCTTGCCCTTCTTCCCTCCACCTTGTCCAGCTTCTTTGCTCTTACCGATAGTAGTTACTTTCTTCTTGTTTACTCTTGCCCCGCCTGCTTTagttgtgtaaggaaaatggaccctaggcccatttactttgaattttggtgtttgatgaccaacacaaccaaattggactaatgaatttgcaagtgattattttgtagttcaataggatgcaagacgtgacttgaatGAAATGGTATcctttccatgttaggtaactagatgttattactttcaattggtatttcctacaagtggtatttcttacaaaatGGTATCCTTAAGCATCTAGTTATTTTCATGCCTAGATttgtatttgcatgcttatatcttttgtcatgcatatactaggtatatcttatggtaggcttgctcggtttcattcttaacccttggagcaaacctacatggtttaaaattgtttaggagcatggcacatagcttgtcttacaattgttcatctaatatgtgccaaagtccaaattgtagataatctctcccaaatatcatcttcgaaaatgactctcacattcatgtgatgtcatctttcaagtggtattttgatcctaaaatcaatgtgcatgattcttacaagtattccacacttgtgtgcacaaatttagggggagattactctacaagttggatgctttgagactaacatttttttaagcttatcatatgtgtagtagtctcattgcaagaaaaatggagtccccagagttaagcatcatacttcaaatatccaccacctattgcaagtggtagaaattaaATTGGGTTCCACATgtagtatttctaaaccaatatcatcatgttgatttcattttgatatttatatgctttctccatgtattatatagattaaattcccttgagcaataatttgccaattatacatatgctttgccttctaccatatgtatacatatatttagggagagtttaatctatataatgtgagagtcaaatttggtGATATATTctactctacacacaaaggatcacaaagtttgaccctcccttgtgctactaatgtctttcttttcggtgtttgattccaaagggggagaatttagaggaccaaaagcaagcattaatttgtaggaccaaaagctagactataatggtctacaagtggtaatggtccgagaaagggaggagagtggattatggattgcctatggaatggggagaatttatagaaAGCAagacttaaatccataataccacatggggacatttgcaagagcAAGATAAGTTTTTGTATGATATTCCTTAGTTTTACAagaagtatcttttagcatcatataatcttgcctcttgcattgcatcctagcaagtaggtagtttttaaatttcaaaattctattatttgcttgctttggtcgtgttgtcatcaattaccaaaaagggaagattgtaaggaaaatggaccctaggcccatttactttggattttggtgtttgatgaccagcaCAACTAaatggactaatgaatttgcaagtgattattttgtagttcaataggatgcaagacgtgacttgaacgaaggcgacgtgataattcgatgatcaacaccataagcaagacctcagaagcacaagagaacacccaagatatcaagcaaagttcaagcacgaagatagaaaccaagtcaGACGCAAGATCgtaaagaaatgagctcacagaggtgatcgaacgttgcaccggacgctgcaccggacgcttcgatgcacaggacgctgcaccggacgctgcaccggatgctccgattcacaggacgctgcacaagatgctgcaccggacgcttcgatcaagaggctcagcaacagTAGAGTCAacagtagcgaccggacgctgcacaggatgctgcaccggacgctccgatgcacaggacgctacACCGGACGCTACATAGGACGttgagtgccagagtccggtcaacatcagtaagattctagagagccgttttcgtgaccagacgtgtccggtcagtgctgatcggacgctggtcagagtccggttaatagcagaaaagcgggatttcgtccctaatggctactttctcagtggggcttataaatagaccctccaaccggccatttgagtagtgtggagctaagaaaacacatctagggtgttgatacaccattttagtgatctctacttgcatagtgcttagtttttcattaggtgattagcgtaggtgcttcgcgaagtgcttaggttgattagaccaccgcttatgcgtttgctctaggtttaggtctagtgtttagtgagtgtcgacgaaatatggtcggcagtctacctaggggtatgcccaaggtagtagattatcggcaggcagatgcgcaagccccaaacaagacggtgacgcaagacagacacgaggttttatccaggttcggccgccaagaaggcgtaatacctacgtcctgcgtctgatttttattgctgtatgtcaatgagagatgttttttagaggggtcccctgcccgccttatatagtccggggggcagggttacagatctggaaactaatcctagtcagttacaattgccatatgtggccggataaggattcctattctaaccgaccaggatcctgcttggtcgccaaatccgtcttgattccttgtgcgggactccgatcaggttaattgggccgcacgtcgcctttcgggtggactgaacccatcgatccgggctagcccaagcttagccgtaagggtataggggttaatacccccacagctagtccccgagcatcatgtattatgctgcgacacgccattttaaccttctccgacaaacgaggcttgaatccttgacgcctccgaccaccgtcatcaccggagaagtaggttgttcgaagaatgtatggtgctctttaagaaaaaagaaaaagatttctgtcctgagaagtgtgcccacttgtatttctgataagaaatgtaagtggtcttgaagcataacgtccttgaacatcagaagcgtaggggtcgaaaaacaaacacattcaccgcaaggtgaagtgtgcccacttagtccccgagcctagtagtaggtgacttaggcacgtggtgccagggtctaaaaagaattcccagttaaattgagaacccaatcgtcgtacaggcgatacgaaatGCAccaacaggtgcatcgtaccgatgtagtccccgagcttgctggaaggcgaggtatgagccttgtagcaaggtctaaagaaatgtctcttaactgtatgtgagtataaatcacatgtagccaaggagaaccattattcaagcagtggtcggggcagtccccgagcatattaataatccttataataattcagagcacaggggtcgatttaaacaaacacattcaccgcaaggtgaagtgtgcccacttagtccccgagcttgctggaaggcgaggtatgagccttgtagcaaggtctaaagaaatgtctcttaactgtatgtgagtacaaatcacatgtagctgaggagagcaaaactataagaagtggtcgggagagtccccgagcacggcggtgGTCATAGTAGTTCCCAGGCgcggccgtggtcggagcagtcgccgagcacaaaagtggtttgggaagtatccaagcacagtagtggtctgggcaaatccacgatcacttgcgctgcttgtactattatttggtgtacttatttttctattctttgccaagtccagtctgacacgtctggtcaaaaaagtaaataggtgtagtacgtcattctgtctttttttttgcaaacagtcggttgacacctgtattgaggtgtgtcagtgtgggccctcttacaccatcaacgaagaggcgcgtacactgttaacgaaggagcgcgtttattggcatagatttcgaggttgtgtgaacaaccgtctgcggcgcgtgcgcacgactcccaatattctcgggcggacgaaacaatggtgctctttgttttatataatgtagatctggtaagttactcacaccgttccccattgccatccgccgccacaacctttttcttcctcctgccgaaaccctattcccccaaaaatcatcgccaatcccctcggtctcccgcatccacccacttagtaaggacgaactaatggcgaagagagacgcccagaagaaaggcagggtca
This DNA window, taken from Miscanthus floridulus cultivar M001 chromosome 13, ASM1932011v1, whole genome shotgun sequence, encodes the following:
- the LOC136501670 gene encoding tetraketide alpha-pyrone reductase 1-like translates to MASAAKGKVCVTGASGFIASWLVKRLLESGYHVLGTVRDPGNDKKVGHLWNLEGAKERLQLVRADLLEEGSFDDAVMACEGVFHTASPVITKSDSKEEMLDSAINGTLNVLRSCKKNPSLRRVVLTSSSATVRIKDEADLPPNVLLDETSWSSIEYCESLQIWYAVAKIRAEKAAWEFTKEHRIDLVTVLPTFVIGPNLSPELSPTASDVLGLFQGETAKFTVYGRMGYVHIDDVARCHILAYESAGAHGRYICNAAVLGCGDLVALLARRFPAYPIPRSLPSVYGEQSYGFDTSKARALGLADLKGVEEMFDDAVDSLRGHGHLPAAKDAGARSL